One window from the genome of Montipora foliosa isolate CH-2021 chromosome 5, ASM3666993v2, whole genome shotgun sequence encodes:
- the LOC138004364 gene encoding uncharacterized protein: MVFPCLFPYGKGDYHINRPISCLALHEWAEHLLWYQDGRFARHKVWKFIVHNMILRKRALEQSRYFVDQQLGDPHITVADLQERLARGDTSFTNKLLYFGANLRGTAQYWHQRRRELRAFVEFMVNEKHGLPSFFMTGSCAEFYFPPLKRLLEEYILQSTGYEFAKSRGQIHWHQLSWREDRQPHQLLHEAREDGCDENEYVARLSHWAAENFAMTALHPAGSDREGQSRKDLWPPPEGSADPILGDRDPLVKMLMEIAATQDGMLEDHLLLVNRVGLHSCSDYCLRTPRHPEPGLQPRERVCRMEFGSEFRPGKKLQSGPEIVKDHNGAPRLEMPRDHPRLVQHSRYQLQSWRANGDVSLIL; encoded by the exons ATGGTGTTTCCTTGCTTGTTTCCCTATGGAAAGGGTGATTACCACATCAACCGTCCAATTTCATGTCTTGCACTCCATGAGTGGGCAGAGCACTTGCTGTGGTACCAGGATGGTAGATTTGCTCGGCATAAAGTGTGGAAGTTTATCGTTCACAACATGATCTTGAGAAAGCGTGCCCTGGAGCAGAGCCGGTACTTTGTTGATCAGCAACTAGGTGACCCACACATAACTGTAGCAGACCTACAAGAGCGACTAGCAAGGGGTGATACTTCATTCACAAACAAGCTTTTGTATTTCGGTGCAAACTTGCGTGGCACAGCTCAGTACTGGCATCAAAGGCGCAGAGAGCTTCGTGCCTTTGTTGAGTTCATGGTCAATGAAAAGCATGGATTGCCTTCCTTTTTTATGACTGGAAGCTGTGCGGAGTTTTATTTTCCTCCACTGAAAAGGCTATTGGAAGAGTACATTTTACAGAGCACGG GCTATGAATTTGCTAAGTCCCGGGGTCAAATTCATTGGCATCAACTCAGCTGGAGAGAGGACAGACAGCCACACCAGCTGTTGCACGAAGCTCGTGAGGATGGATGTGATGAGAATGAGTATGTAGCTAGACTTAGCCATTGGGCAGCGGAAAACTTTGCAATGACAGCATTACACCCAGCTGGCAGTGACAGAGAAGGACAATCAAGAAAAGACCTCTGGCCACCACCTGAGGGTTCGGCTGACCCGATATTAGGTGATAGGGATCCCCTGGTGAAGATGCTCATGGAAATAGCTGCAACACAAGATGGAATGCTGGAAGATCATTTGCTCTTAGTCAACCGAGTTGGTCTGCACAGTTGTTCTGATTATTGCTTGAGGACTCCTCGTCACCCTGAGCCAGGATTGCAACCAAGGGAACGAGTATGTCGTATGGAATTTGGAAGCGAGTTTCGACCAGGGAAGAAACTGCAGAGTGGGCCAGAAATTGTGAAAGATCATAACGGAGCTCCTCGCCTTGAGATGCCACGTGACCATCCACGTCTGGTTCAGCATTCTCGCTACCAATTACAGTCTTGGAGAGCAAATGGCGATGTAAGCTTGATTCTTTGA